A section of the Deinococcus hopiensis KR-140 genome encodes:
- a CDS encoding ester cyclase, whose product MYTTREIVQQFLNEVRSGQAPDRVHDLMAPRVLAHQVVSEAPNTVERSPANYAEHIRAFLSVCGAFRFEVTELVVKEDRAYARWRQVGQHEGEVDGFAATGKPVVEVASAVYRVEDGRIVEYWIQVDREGMRRQLESNMASPVGIQMLSRI is encoded by the coding sequence TTGTACACCACCCGTGAAATCGTGCAGCAGTTCCTGAATGAAGTGCGTTCTGGTCAGGCGCCTGACCGGGTCCATGACCTGATGGCCCCCCGCGTCCTGGCGCATCAGGTGGTGTCCGAAGCGCCCAACACCGTCGAGCGCAGCCCCGCCAACTATGCTGAGCATATTCGTGCCTTCCTCTCGGTCTGCGGAGCGTTCAGGTTTGAGGTGACCGAACTGGTCGTGAAGGAGGACCGGGCGTATGCGCGTTGGAGGCAGGTGGGACAGCATGAGGGGGAGGTGGACGGCTTTGCCGCGACGGGCAAACCGGTGGTGGAAGTGGCGAGCGCGGTGTACCGGGTGGAGGACGGACGAATTGTGGAGTACTGGATTCAGGTGGACCGGGAGGGTATGCGGCGACAGCTCGAGTCGAACATGGCGTCTCCTGTCGGGATACAGATGCTATCCAGGATTTGA